One stretch of Natronobacterium gregoryi SP2 DNA includes these proteins:
- a CDS encoding DNA double-strand break repair nuclease NurA, with translation MPIDKHGVAAELESSVETIEAYLDDGTGIVERYQDAFQRLPEEWTSEEIREELHRASYPGAYPTDEFDSASSLVVPHSESDGWENHEEINEWAREILNDVPVMAVDGSQLPPTTEFNVPLAYVQAAWAVNYHHADGRLERDVDGRLLTPDEITRESEDGDYRFVDSQLVGHHRFEYEGSLLIEQLVELAAARDAGDIDHTPIVFYDGPLIASFANPLKPETRERYISTLSRVIAASQHHEIPLVGYIAGSSATELVKMTRLLLQDEFETDRVIPDAHVLTELMSPWGDTTIPFISKRDGSIDALQTTYEGEQYEFRDDILFSYLNVPPGAGLDRIEFPGWLCRRDGPDGYDSMYEYTVEIVRAEAGVGRGYPEILQQADSDAVLDHQDRQQFHRIVQRWADSNDVPLGWNAKALSKELRRR, from the coding sequence ATGCCGATCGACAAACACGGGGTTGCTGCCGAGTTGGAGTCCAGCGTTGAGACGATCGAAGCGTATCTGGACGATGGTACGGGGATCGTCGAGCGGTATCAGGACGCGTTCCAGCGGCTCCCTGAGGAGTGGACGAGCGAGGAGATCCGTGAAGAGTTGCACCGAGCGTCATACCCTGGAGCGTATCCGACCGACGAGTTCGATTCCGCGAGTAGCCTCGTCGTTCCGCATTCCGAGAGTGATGGGTGGGAGAACCACGAGGAGATCAACGAGTGGGCGCGCGAGATTCTCAATGATGTGCCGGTGATGGCTGTGGACGGGTCGCAACTCCCGCCGACCACGGAGTTCAACGTCCCGCTGGCGTACGTCCAGGCAGCGTGGGCAGTCAATTATCATCACGCTGACGGCCGGCTTGAACGAGATGTCGACGGGCGGTTGTTGACACCTGACGAAATCACGCGGGAATCTGAGGACGGAGATTACCGGTTCGTCGATTCGCAACTCGTCGGGCATCATCGCTTCGAATACGAAGGATCGCTGCTCATCGAGCAACTCGTGGAACTAGCAGCTGCTCGTGATGCCGGCGACATCGACCATACGCCGATCGTCTTCTACGATGGCCCGCTGATCGCATCGTTTGCGAATCCGTTGAAGCCGGAGACGCGCGAGCGATACATCTCGACGTTAAGCCGGGTGATCGCGGCGAGTCAGCACCATGAGATCCCGCTGGTCGGGTATATCGCGGGCTCGAGCGCGACTGAACTCGTGAAGATGACGCGACTCCTGTTACAGGATGAGTTCGAGACTGACCGTGTCATCCCAGACGCGCACGTTCTGACAGAGTTGATGAGTCCGTGGGGCGATACGACAATTCCGTTCATTTCGAAGCGCGACGGGAGCATCGACGCGTTACAGACGACGTACGAAGGAGAGCAGTACGAGTTCCGGGATGATATCCTGTTCTCGTACCTCAACGTCCCGCCTGGTGCTGGGCTCGATCGGATCGAGTTCCCTGGATGGCTGTGCCGCCGCGATGGGCCTGATGGGTACGACTCGATGTACGAGTATACTGTCGAGATTGTACGGGCTGAAGCTGGGGTTGGGCGCGGCTACCCGGAGATCCTCCAGCAAGCTGATAGTGACGCTGTACTCGACCATCAAGACCGGCAACAGTTCCATCGGATCGTCCAGCGGTGGGCTGACTCGAACGACGTCCCGCTCGGATGGAACGCCAAAGCCCTCAGTAAGGAACTCCGTCGTCGATGA
- a CDS encoding ATP-binding protein yields MSGQMDVIGTVAGPGDGPNEFVFVAPADRTIKTGEFITYSVTVEGDTRSVFARVTNRELIRGLPEGFLADPNVAPDTVAATLGVPTDDTELYRLTATVIGYYDTTMTTFANPRQLPDPGTPLSVAPDPQLETVLPNLGCETDRVDVTELEGVAHIGWLLNRAEEATNIHLPIEEFVSTHLAILAETGSGKSYTASVLIEEMMRPSSRASLLVFDPHGEYSTLDEMQGHEAFQGEDGYQPDVVYYDPERLHVRISELELGDVMAILDNPSNRMQERLSTAWRSMQKRESRTWGVDDLIHEMEQIYDPDDSSVGALEWRLRRSIQRNDLFHPEENVPLDEIVDPGQCTVLQMDTLDKRDQQLITTVLVRRLYRERLNDVRGRDSEIEHPIFSLFEEGHRFAPASGDAPSLGIMRTIASEGRKFGFGLGIISQRPSKIDPDVLSQCGTQISMKIRNPNDQDAIKKSVEAAGEDVTRELPGLTPGQAIVSGDAMNTPALIQVRRRLTEHGAESRPVIDDWQEAYERKQREPSQSEAADFGGGDSTGVQSLD; encoded by the coding sequence ATGTCGGGGCAGATGGACGTGATCGGAACGGTCGCTGGCCCTGGGGACGGACCGAACGAGTTCGTCTTTGTCGCACCGGCGGATAGAACGATCAAGACGGGCGAGTTCATCACGTACTCAGTTACGGTCGAAGGCGACACTCGGTCAGTGTTTGCCCGCGTGACGAACCGTGAGTTAATCAGAGGCCTTCCGGAGGGGTTCCTCGCCGATCCGAATGTCGCTCCTGACACTGTCGCGGCGACACTTGGGGTTCCGACTGACGACACGGAGTTGTACCGGTTGACCGCGACGGTCATCGGGTACTACGATACGACTATGACGACGTTCGCCAATCCGCGGCAATTACCTGACCCGGGAACGCCGTTGTCTGTCGCACCGGATCCTCAGCTCGAAACGGTGCTGCCGAACCTCGGCTGTGAAACCGACCGCGTCGACGTGACTGAGTTGGAAGGCGTCGCGCACATCGGCTGGTTACTGAACCGAGCGGAAGAAGCGACGAACATCCATCTCCCAATCGAGGAGTTCGTATCGACGCACTTGGCGATCCTCGCGGAAACTGGTAGCGGGAAATCCTACACCGCGTCTGTCCTGATTGAGGAGATGATGCGGCCCAGTTCCCGTGCCTCACTACTGGTGTTCGATCCGCACGGTGAATACAGCACACTGGACGAAATGCAGGGTCACGAGGCGTTCCAAGGCGAAGACGGGTACCAGCCGGATGTCGTGTACTATGATCCGGAACGACTCCACGTTCGGATTTCTGAGTTGGAACTCGGGGACGTCATGGCGATCTTGGATAACCCGAGTAACAGGATGCAGGAACGGCTCTCGACAGCGTGGCGTTCAATGCAGAAACGAGAGAGTCGAACCTGGGGAGTCGATGATCTCATCCACGAGATGGAGCAGATTTACGACCCGGATGACTCCAGCGTCGGCGCGTTAGAGTGGCGTCTTCGCCGGTCGATACAGCGGAACGACTTGTTCCACCCCGAAGAGAACGTGCCGTTGGACGAAATCGTGGATCCTGGTCAGTGTACAGTCCTTCAGATGGATACTCTGGACAAACGGGATCAGCAACTCATTACAACGGTTCTCGTGCGTCGACTGTACCGAGAGCGCCTCAACGACGTGCGTGGCCGAGACTCCGAGATCGAACACCCGATTTTCTCCCTGTTCGAGGAAGGCCATCGATTCGCCCCTGCCTCAGGTGATGCGCCATCGCTTGGCATCATGCGGACGATCGCGTCTGAAGGACGTAAGTTCGGGTTCGGACTCGGAATCATCAGTCAGCGCCCGTCAAAGATCGACCCGGACGTCCTGTCGCAGTGCGGGACGCAGATTTCGATGAAAATTCGGAATCCAAACGACCAGGACGCGATCAAGAAGTCCGTCGAGGCCGCCGGCGAGGACGTCACCCGCGAATTACCTGGTCTGACGCCCGGGCAAGCGATCGTCTCCGGCGACGCGATGAACACGCCGGCGCTCATCCAAGTTCGACGTCGGCTCACAGAACACGGTGCTGAGAGTCGCCCGGTAATCGACGACTGGCAGGAGGCGTATGAGCGCAAGCAGCGTGAGCCGTCTCAGTCTGAAGCAGCTGACTTCGGTGGTGGCGATTCGACTGGCGTGCAGAGTCTCGACTAA
- a CDS encoding phospholipase D-like domain-containing protein, with the protein MDELTANISFDRFADMPEFYGSGAAKYRLAMVKERGDFLDLFEGARHVDAVTYAETPELMVKMLTEYDIGSLDVLIGNAEDYADQVSEVSTARSLVQLRQDDRLTVRLKNRKTVHSKIYRIVMPDDTVKLVQGSANLSRNSWEYHTNQISVFTTEVGTELDKEFEKFIDEYREGYSNQTLLEGLVEAIEDADSPEERENRIEYWVGTGDLDVSDTAALNQDAVEDLKDVADQVTAVVDNPEEADETVAFIEEPENADRTVVEPDDSTGENGSDETEDNDESPDVGLVESEHETSLTDTLDRPRVRAPDEKIRMGTSKVDKDTANEFGTGLRDRGATVEDHSITAPLSAYNNQVKESTAIPTMSVLPEAEQVMIGEDDEMILVATDEPTPEVLNHCLETIEDYIETVDNHGHTQSTTAVMAQMYEAFLYGFWAPFANQYAEALSSPSRTLDNVLQHLYIEGKSDAGKDKLTEYILRLISDNTVVSGVDADDVGVGEIRGIREWDTCFPYAIIDAEKRKIQNWSPIRNYWGDWTPTSVDQPCLIFTTNDALPKSEFRNRMKILSMDVSFPSNPEDPGFREAQDDLAEVLERENPIFSYVARRMLTEQPWTDGNGTIEDVRRIFREFYVEAGREQPEYFPAYEPAEKTYDTGRLKWQRDIQGGRVTFESEPDAITADFDREEYEVYDYEKRLPKRFMSEKSSTSVYIGAPEEFAEWIGYSVDELLNGVAETSSDNELPTEPKTTSNENESSGFLSRLFGD; encoded by the coding sequence ATGGACGAACTTACGGCGAACATTTCGTTCGACAGGTTCGCCGATATGCCGGAATTCTACGGGTCAGGCGCAGCAAAGTATCGTCTGGCGATGGTAAAGGAGCGAGGGGACTTCCTTGATCTGTTCGAGGGTGCGCGCCACGTTGACGCGGTGACCTACGCAGAGACACCTGAGTTGATGGTGAAGATGTTGACGGAGTATGATATCGGATCGCTGGATGTCCTGATCGGGAACGCTGAGGATTACGCTGATCAAGTCAGTGAGGTTTCAACAGCTCGGTCGTTGGTTCAGCTCCGACAAGATGACCGTCTCACGGTTCGGCTGAAAAACCGGAAGACGGTCCACTCGAAGATCTACCGGATCGTAATGCCGGACGACACGGTGAAGCTCGTACAGGGGTCTGCGAATCTTTCGCGGAACTCGTGGGAGTACCATACGAACCAGATCTCTGTCTTTACGACCGAAGTCGGGACAGAACTGGACAAAGAATTCGAGAAGTTCATCGACGAGTACCGCGAAGGGTACAGCAACCAGACACTTCTTGAGGGGTTAGTCGAAGCGATTGAGGATGCTGATTCGCCGGAAGAGCGGGAGAACCGCATCGAGTACTGGGTTGGTACAGGCGATCTCGATGTGAGCGACACGGCTGCACTGAATCAGGACGCCGTCGAGGATCTGAAGGACGTCGCTGACCAGGTTACCGCAGTTGTGGATAACCCAGAGGAAGCCGATGAGACAGTTGCGTTCATCGAGGAACCCGAGAACGCCGACCGTACCGTTGTCGAACCCGACGATTCAACAGGTGAGAACGGGTCAGACGAGACAGAAGACAATGACGAGTCACCGGATGTCGGACTCGTCGAATCCGAGCACGAGACAAGCTTAACGGACACACTCGACCGGCCGCGAGTCAGAGCACCTGACGAGAAGATCCGAATGGGTACGAGCAAAGTGGACAAAGACACTGCCAACGAATTCGGGACTGGCCTCCGTGACCGCGGTGCGACCGTCGAAGACCACAGTATCACTGCGCCCCTGAGCGCATACAACAACCAAGTCAAGGAATCAACGGCAATTCCGACAATGTCCGTTCTTCCGGAGGCCGAACAGGTCATGATCGGGGAAGACGACGAGATGATCCTCGTCGCCACCGACGAACCAACACCCGAGGTCCTCAACCACTGTCTCGAAACGATCGAGGATTACATCGAGACCGTCGATAATCACGGGCACACACAGTCTACGACCGCAGTGATGGCTCAGATGTACGAGGCGTTCCTCTACGGGTTTTGGGCTCCGTTCGCCAATCAGTATGCCGAAGCACTCTCTTCCCCCTCACGGACGCTAGACAACGTTCTCCAACACCTCTATATCGAAGGGAAAAGCGACGCTGGGAAAGACAAACTCACAGAATACATCCTTCGACTCATCTCTGATAACACAGTCGTCTCAGGTGTGGACGCGGACGACGTCGGTGTCGGAGAAATCCGCGGTATCCGCGAGTGGGATACGTGTTTCCCGTACGCCATCATTGACGCGGAAAAGCGCAAGATCCAGAATTGGAGTCCGATCCGGAACTACTGGGGTGACTGGACACCGACGAGCGTTGATCAGCCCTGCCTCATCTTCACGACGAACGACGCACTCCCGAAATCAGAGTTCCGGAACCGAATGAAAATCCTGAGCATGGACGTATCGTTCCCATCAAACCCTGAAGATCCAGGATTCCGCGAGGCTCAAGATGATCTCGCCGAAGTACTAGAACGGGAAAATCCGATCTTCAGTTACGTCGCCCGTCGAATGCTCACCGAACAACCCTGGACCGACGGAAACGGCACCATTGAGGATGTTCGACGTATCTTCCGTGAGTTCTACGTTGAGGCTGGCCGAGAGCAACCAGAATACTTCCCTGCATACGAACCGGCTGAGAAAACGTACGACACAGGCCGCCTCAAGTGGCAGCGGGACATTCAAGGCGGCCGCGTCACGTTTGAATCTGAACCCGACGCGATCACTGCTGACTTCGATCGTGAAGAGTACGAAGTGTACGACTACGAGAAACGCCTCCCGAAACGCTTCATGTCCGAAAAATCCTCTACGAGCGTCTACATCGGAGCCCCAGAGGAGTTCGCCGAATGGATCGGGTATTCCGTCGACGAACTGCTGAATGGGGTCGCCGAGACAAGCAGCGATAACGAACTGCCGACTGAACCAAAGACAACTTCCAATGAAAACGAGTCGAGCGGTTTCCTCTCACGGCTATTTGGCGATTAA
- a CDS encoding metallophosphoesterase family protein translates to MLTFGHIADTHLGHRQYGLKQREDDMVSTTRAAFQEMVEERGTDVIVLPGDLFHSRDLRPKVLHQTEQELDQIPDDVPVLVSRGNHDENLTPRDVTWLNYLHQRGQIVFLKADLDADPDTARFEPYDPEEPGEYAGFYDIETAECDGPIRVFGLQWRGAKTGKALQQVANGIQATNEEYGEPAFTVLLGHFGMEDEVPTLGGTVTHTELREVKEVVDYLALGHIHKRYEAGDWIYNPGSPEAHNTREGRDDWEHGYYSVSLNADASEGDESVSYEVAHHESKRRPYYRIEFDVTPYESPGELESAFQEHVQNEQTTVKEYCEQSKYTAHGEPREAILDLRFTGTLQFSRGDFRTDELAAYAEETCEALYVQVNTGIRTANVQQLISEIDEGEVFKDGQLNTAALEDSVFETIAQESVYAENASDVADVLGDAHQMAQAEEAVEDIQDSVSSARRDLFPELADDVVLDIDEDPFDDGDAAETASDAVETEESRAEADEAAEVMNE, encoded by the coding sequence ATGCTAACGTTTGGACACATCGCGGACACACACCTCGGGCATCGACAGTACGGACTGAAACAACGAGAGGACGACATGGTCTCAACCACGCGCGCTGCGTTCCAAGAAATGGTTGAGGAGCGCGGAACTGACGTAATCGTGTTACCGGGAGATCTGTTCCACTCTCGGGATCTTCGACCGAAAGTCCTCCACCAGACCGAACAAGAACTCGACCAGATACCGGACGACGTCCCAGTGCTCGTTTCGCGTGGAAACCATGACGAAAATCTGACGCCGCGTGACGTGACGTGGCTGAATTACCTGCACCAACGCGGACAGATTGTCTTTCTGAAAGCCGATCTGGATGCAGATCCGGATACAGCGCGATTCGAACCGTACGATCCCGAGGAGCCTGGTGAGTACGCGGGGTTCTACGATATTGAGACAGCAGAGTGTGATGGCCCGATTCGCGTGTTCGGACTGCAGTGGCGTGGCGCGAAGACCGGGAAGGCACTCCAGCAAGTTGCGAACGGGATTCAAGCAACGAACGAGGAATACGGCGAGCCGGCGTTCACGGTGTTGTTGGGGCACTTCGGGATGGAAGACGAGGTGCCGACGTTAGGTGGGACAGTGACGCACACCGAGTTGCGGGAGGTGAAGGAGGTCGTGGATTACCTTGCACTCGGGCATATCCACAAGCGGTACGAGGCCGGTGACTGGATCTACAACCCCGGCTCACCGGAAGCACACAATACGCGTGAAGGACGGGATGACTGGGAACATGGGTATTATTCAGTGTCGCTGAACGCCGATGCGTCCGAAGGCGACGAGTCAGTTAGCTACGAGGTGGCGCATCACGAGTCAAAGCGTCGTCCGTATTACCGCATTGAGTTTGACGTGACGCCGTACGAGTCGCCAGGTGAATTAGAATCGGCGTTCCAAGAACACGTGCAAAACGAGCAGACGACGGTCAAGGAGTACTGTGAGCAGTCGAAGTATACGGCGCACGGTGAGCCGCGAGAGGCGATTCTTGACCTTCGGTTTACGGGGACGCTGCAGTTTAGTCGCGGGGACTTCCGAACGGACGAACTCGCGGCATACGCGGAAGAGACGTGTGAAGCGCTGTACGTTCAGGTGAATACTGGGATTCGGACTGCGAACGTGCAGCAACTCATCTCGGAGATCGATGAGGGAGAGGTGTTCAAAGACGGTCAGTTGAACACGGCTGCGTTGGAGGATAGTGTGTTCGAGACGATCGCGCAGGAGTCAGTGTATGCTGAGAACGCGTCGGATGTGGCTGATGTGCTGGGAGACGCACACCAGATGGCGCAAGCCGAAGAAGCGGTTGAGGACATCCAAGATTCGGTGAGTTCGGCGCGGCGGGACCTGTTCCCGGAGTTAGCCGACGACGTGGTTCTCGATATTGATGAGGATCCGTTCGACGATGGTGACGCCGCGGAAACCGCGTCGGATGCCGTGGAGACTGAGGAGTCGCGTGCTGAGGCTGATGAGGCTGCGGAGGTGATGAACGAATGA
- a CDS encoding HNH endonuclease translates to MTLREVSDQQLDTHPELGWSRGETDMARQRVNWLRSMELVEERGDTYVLTEEGRSFVENAVAEWSDSNWTPATSDDGVRAGTYVTTIHARAVDPEFRATVISRHDRECPISGVDHLGLLDVAHVLSWSDYPEYRADLTNVLPLSKTHHAAFDRGLFTIGRDYRLLVNPSFETESELLQRTIIEQDGERVALPDESLNPEYLEKHNASLAWV, encoded by the coding sequence ATGACGCTCAGGGAGGTGAGTGACCAGCAGTTGGATACGCATCCGGAGTTGGGGTGGAGTCGTGGGGAGACGGACATGGCGAGGCAACGAGTGAATTGGTTGCGGAGCATGGAGCTCGTTGAGGAGCGAGGTGACACGTACGTGTTGACGGAGGAGGGACGGTCATTCGTCGAGAATGCTGTTGCGGAGTGGAGTGATTCGAACTGGACGCCAGCGACGAGTGACGACGGGGTGCGTGCTGGAACGTACGTGACGACGATTCATGCTAGAGCGGTTGATCCTGAGTTCCGTGCGACGGTGATTTCGCGGCATGACCGGGAGTGCCCGATCTCGGGTGTTGACCATCTTGGACTGCTGGACGTGGCGCACGTGTTATCGTGGAGTGACTACCCGGAGTACAGAGCGGACTTGACGAACGTGCTCCCGTTGAGTAAAACGCATCACGCTGCGTTCGACCGTGGACTGTTCACGATCGGCCGGGACTACCGATTACTCGTGAATCCGTCGTTCGAGACGGAAAGTGAGTTGTTGCAGCGAACGATCATTGAACAGGACGGTGAACGAGTCGCGCTTCCTGATGAGAGTCTAAACCCGGAGTACCTCGAAAAGCATAACGCGTCACTTGCGTGGGTATAG
- a CDS encoding AAA family ATPase, translating into MRITEVALEDIKSYKGRTEVPIEGGVTAILGENGAGKSTIQEAIGFALFDSLPFNNKDFVREGASSGTVEVTFDTPTENGTERFRVTRSVGRSNYGVHRYDAETDEWIDQDIDSKSQLMDWVCVRFDVEDGDELGSLWESCIGVPQTRFLSDFSQTARNRKATFDALLNLDAYEESWNQLKDVPDAIEKQQQDLRSEIDTLTGEVQNLPEERAEAESLADAVDELEARIERKEAEVSEKETEYEELAAVEEKIESLENEVESLDQEIEATEDQLENAEAELEDAEEARKKCEANRDGYQQYQDASDRLDELEEEEEERDALEDRRDEQREEIQSIEFRVEQLEEQSETLEEAQETLESLETEKERYEGLDDRIESLKDREDDVEAFQQEIEELAAEIEETEAEIESLEETIAEIEEEWAETTDPDEIGEEINNKEVRRKQLKNERERLEEQLERLRDTDVDAPCPTCDRPLNEEHRSKTIEQREDRIEEIEAERADLAEELAELRERHEAATEVKQRVEKISLHQDKIESLEDDLDELREEKEETEAELSELEDELAELPDLEAERDDLEEAYNEYQKAEFRVDEHADAPEELEEKRAELEEEQSVLDEIADELDEFDGLDEEIGEVEDTLEETKEAYQTYLQNEQQASQVKERRERADELDDELAELEAEIEETETELEETRTSFDEERFEALDAEIDELNGEIQRAKGTLEEKKENLERVREEIERLEAKLEERQEKLQQLKELKADQQFAEWVRANVREAGPKMREIITDRIGARANELFRSIRGASGETLEWTSDYEIVVHDADVRKSFTTLSGGEKMAAALAVRLAILEQLASVGVAFLDEPTANLDREKKQNLVTQLKQLDSFEQLTVISHDQTFDSMTDYTVTVEKDQQSSEVTVN; encoded by the coding sequence ATGAGAATCACGGAAGTCGCGTTAGAAGATATCAAGTCGTACAAAGGCCGGACAGAGGTACCGATCGAGGGCGGTGTGACAGCGATTCTCGGTGAGAACGGGGCAGGAAAATCGACGATTCAGGAAGCGATCGGGTTCGCGTTATTCGATTCGCTGCCATTCAACAACAAGGACTTCGTTCGAGAAGGCGCGAGCTCAGGGACCGTCGAGGTCACGTTCGACACGCCGACGGAAAACGGGACCGAGCGGTTCCGAGTAACTAGGTCGGTTGGCCGGTCGAACTACGGGGTGCATCGCTACGACGCTGAAACTGATGAGTGGATAGACCAGGACATCGATTCGAAAAGCCAGTTGATGGACTGGGTGTGCGTTCGGTTCGACGTTGAGGATGGCGATGAGTTAGGAAGCTTGTGGGAGTCGTGTATTGGGGTGCCGCAGACGCGGTTCCTGTCTGACTTTTCGCAGACGGCTCGGAATCGGAAAGCGACGTTTGACGCGTTGCTGAATCTCGATGCGTACGAGGAATCATGGAACCAACTCAAAGACGTCCCGGACGCGATTGAGAAGCAACAGCAGGATCTCCGGAGTGAGATCGATACGCTCACTGGCGAAGTGCAGAACCTGCCGGAGGAACGAGCAGAAGCAGAATCGTTGGCTGACGCAGTTGATGAGCTTGAAGCGCGTATCGAGCGGAAAGAGGCCGAGGTATCGGAGAAAGAAACGGAGTATGAGGAGTTAGCGGCTGTCGAAGAGAAGATCGAGTCCCTCGAAAACGAGGTTGAGTCCCTGGATCAGGAAATCGAGGCGACAGAAGACCAACTGGAAAACGCTGAGGCGGAACTTGAGGATGCTGAGGAAGCCCGAAAGAAGTGCGAGGCAAACCGTGATGGGTATCAGCAGTATCAGGATGCGAGTGACCGACTGGATGAGTTAGAAGAGGAGGAGGAAGAGCGGGACGCGCTTGAGGACCGGCGTGACGAACAGAGAGAGGAGATTCAGTCGATCGAGTTCCGAGTTGAGCAGCTTGAGGAGCAGTCGGAGACGCTGGAAGAAGCACAAGAGACGTTGGAGTCGCTTGAAACTGAGAAGGAGCGGTATGAGGGACTGGATGACCGGATTGAGTCACTGAAGGACCGCGAAGACGACGTTGAGGCATTCCAGCAGGAGATTGAGGAACTCGCTGCAGAAATCGAGGAGACGGAAGCGGAGATTGAGTCGTTAGAAGAGACGATTGCCGAGATCGAAGAAGAGTGGGCGGAGACAACGGATCCGGACGAGATCGGGGAAGAGATTAACAACAAAGAGGTACGTCGGAAACAACTGAAGAACGAACGGGAACGACTCGAAGAGCAGTTAGAGCGGTTGCGTGATACGGATGTTGATGCGCCGTGCCCGACGTGTGACCGGCCGTTAAACGAAGAACATCGGTCGAAGACGATCGAGCAACGAGAAGATCGAATCGAGGAGATTGAAGCGGAGCGCGCGGATCTCGCTGAAGAGCTCGCGGAGTTACGCGAACGGCATGAGGCAGCGACCGAGGTCAAACAGCGCGTTGAGAAGATTTCTCTTCATCAGGATAAGATCGAGTCGTTAGAAGACGATCTCGACGAACTCCGTGAGGAGAAAGAGGAGACTGAGGCGGAGTTATCGGAGTTAGAAGACGAGTTAGCGGAACTCCCGGACCTCGAAGCTGAACGCGATGACTTAGAAGAGGCGTATAACGAGTACCAGAAGGCAGAGTTCCGGGTAGACGAGCACGCGGATGCACCAGAGGAGTTGGAAGAAAAGCGCGCTGAGTTAGAAGAGGAACAGTCGGTGCTTGACGAGATTGCGGATGAGTTAGACGAGTTCGACGGACTGGATGAGGAGATCGGCGAGGTCGAGGACACGCTGGAAGAGACGAAGGAAGCATATCAGACGTATCTGCAGAACGAGCAGCAGGCATCGCAAGTCAAGGAGCGTCGGGAAAGGGCCGACGAATTGGACGATGAGCTTGCGGAGCTCGAAGCCGAGATCGAAGAAACGGAAACCGAGCTGGAGGAGACGCGAACGTCGTTTGATGAAGAACGCTTCGAGGCACTTGATGCAGAGATCGATGAGCTCAATGGCGAGATCCAGCGCGCCAAAGGAACACTTGAAGAAAAGAAGGAGAATCTGGAGCGGGTACGCGAAGAGATCGAGCGGTTAGAAGCGAAGTTGGAAGAGCGCCAGGAGAAGCTCCAGCAGTTGAAGGAGTTGAAGGCGGATCAGCAGTTCGCCGAGTGGGTGCGTGCGAACGTGCGGGAAGCGGGGCCGAAGATGCGTGAGATCATCACGGATCGGATCGGTGCGCGTGCGAACGAGTTGTTCCGATCGATTCGCGGCGCGTCTGGGGAGACGCTGGAATGGACGAGCGATTACGAGATCGTCGTACACGATGCGGACGTGCGGAAGTCGTTCACGACGCTGAGTGGCGGTGAGAAGATGGCGGCTGCGCTTGCAGTGCGCCTCGCCATCCTGGAACAGTTAGCGTCGGTCGGTGTGGCGTTCCTCGACGAGCCGACAGCGAATCTGGACCGGGAGAAGAAGCAGAACCTGGTCACGCAGTTGAAGCAGTTGGATAGTTTCGAGCAGCTCACGGTCATTAGTCACGACCAGACGTTCGATTCGATGACGGATTACACGGTCACTGTGGAGAAGGACCAGCAGTCGTCGGAGGTGACCGTGAATTAA